Proteins from a genomic interval of Xylocopa sonorina isolate GNS202 chromosome 6, iyXylSono1_principal, whole genome shotgun sequence:
- the LOC143424318 gene encoding uncharacterized protein LOC143424318 — MNQNRNNQEREDNSYQNVGRNSRGFQSRPGGSVQVHPNLNPNYQNPVDLVHNYNRNRQPQEPEENIYERLDNDDDDDVRAENNNEVVHNEPAVQSNQHNADDHTYERIDDRYSCGGSRSYSRCYKYHILNHYIPSFLNDMESRNQYDQPRQFYLDSSRLSNQFCQNRLGRLGRNCFSTENIAYASTGRAIYPLGYNCMCSFCRHLDTRYLCHHCHNLHNRLRYQDGFTSNSRHYIYQLPRNCRCPFCRGEYSYVKLPVISCRPTESLRMECHCRNPANCSCRCKALPNCSPAAQFSKYLDWVSRGSPSVNNPLYATVHIGRPCVSALGNTTAGGSLSSTIDPAASTSNVPVPTINEPGTSSNIRPMFSPHNPSTSDPPVCSVNRSTERQHTCDDSCIRNQSGASVAGICQFLGRCERAECNHGRLSVHWWFVNRWLPPWNSHYFDRNADTVPPMEEESREQHDSDSDDT, encoded by the coding sequence ATGAATCAAAATAGAAATAACCAGGAAAGGGAGGACAATAGCTATCAGAACGTGGGTCGTAATTCGCGGGGGTTCCAAAGCCGGCCCGGTGGCTCGGTGCAAGTACACCCAAATCTGAATCCAAATTATCAGAACCCAGTGGATTTGGTTCACAACTACAATCGTAACCGGCAACCGCAAGAGCCGGAGGAAAATATCTACGAGAGAttggacaacgacgacgacgacgatgtgcGCGCTGAAAATAACAATGAAGTTGTTCACAACGAACCCGCGGTTCAAAGCAATCAGCACAACGCGGACGATCATACGTACGAGAGAATAGACGATCGATACTCGTGCGGTGGTAGCAGAAGCTACTCGCGTTGTTacaaatatcatatcttgaatcATTATATCCCTAGTTTTTTAAATGACATGGAATCTAGAAATCAATACGATCAGCCGAGGCAATTCTATCTAGATTCGTCACGATTGTCTAATCAGTTCTGCCAGAACAGATTGGGCAGGCTGGGTCGCAACTGTTTCTCAACCGAAAACATTGCTTACGCGTCAACTGGACGCGCCATTTATCCGCTCGGTTACAACTGCATGTGTTCGTTTTGTAGACACTTGGATACAAGATACTTGTGTCATCATTGCCATAATCTACACAATAGATTACGTTATCAGGACGGATTCACCAGTAATTCTAGACATTACATATACCAGTTGCCAAGGAACTGTAGGTGTCCATTTTGCCGCGGTGAATACTCTTACGTGAAACTGCCTGTCATATCTTGCCGACCTACCGAATCTCTGCGAATGGAATGCCACTGTAGAAACCCCGCCAATTGTTCCTGCAGATGCAAAGCTCTGCCTAATTGCAGTCCCGCTGCTCAGTTTAGCAAGTACCTCGACTGGGTTAGCAGGGGTAGTCCGTCGGTTAACAATCCACTTTACGCGACTGTTCACATCGGCAGACCTTGTGTCTCAGCTCTGGGGAACACGACTGCCGGTGGCAGTTTGTCCAGCACCATAGATCCCGCTGCTTCGACATCGAACGTGCCAGTACCAACGATCAACGAACCCGGTACGTCGTCGAACATTAGACCAATGTTCTCTCCCCACAATCCCTCCACTTCGGATCCCCCTGTCTGCTCCGTTAACCGTTCAACGGAACGGCAACACACGTGCGACGATTCCTGCATCAGAAACCAGAGCGGAGCAAGCGTCGCTGGTATTTGTCAATTTCTTGGTAGATGCGAGAGAGCAGAATGCAATCACGGCAGATTGTCCGTGCATTGGTGGTTCGTGAATAGGTGGTTGCCACCTTGGAATTCTCATTACTTCGATAGAAACGCGGACACTGTTCCCCCGATGGAAGAAGAATCGCGTGAGCAACATGACAGTGACAGTGACGATACTTAA